A DNA window from Chryseobacterium sp. MEBOG06 contains the following coding sequences:
- a CDS encoding thiamine phosphate synthase, whose product MILVITPELKVRNEIDTVNQMFQEGLDLLHIRKPQMALQEMIGYLNKIDALFYPQLVLHTHYDLGRDFGISRFHFREIDRLEEKQRPFTEENVISTSVHDITTYNALEKEWEYAFISPFFPSISKKGYGENSTVLESIKHRRNPDVKLIALGGIDLAHIQEALDAGADGVALLGAVWESEEPINSFKKCIKNALL is encoded by the coding sequence ATGATCCTTGTTATCACTCCTGAACTGAAGGTTCGAAATGAAATAGACACTGTTAACCAGATGTTTCAGGAAGGGCTAGATCTGCTCCATATCAGAAAACCTCAAATGGCTCTACAGGAGATGATCGGCTATCTCAATAAGATTGATGCTTTATTTTATCCTCAGCTGGTTCTCCATACCCATTATGATCTGGGCAGAGATTTTGGGATTTCGAGATTTCATTTTAGAGAAATAGACAGGCTTGAAGAAAAACAAAGGCCTTTTACAGAGGAAAATGTCATCTCAACTTCTGTGCATGATATTACCACCTACAATGCTTTGGAAAAAGAATGGGAATATGCTTTCATAAGCCCGTTCTTTCCAAGTATTTCTAAAAAAGGATATGGTGAAAATTCAACAGTTTTGGAGAGTATAAAACACAGAAGGAACCCTGATGTAAAACTGATTGCTCTGGGAGGAATTGATCTTGCCCATATTCAGGAGGCTTTGGACGCCGGAGCGGATGGAGTTGCTTTGTTAGGGGCAGTTTGGGAGAGTGAAGAACCAATAAATAGTTTTAAAAAATGCATAAAAAATGCCCTTTTATAA
- the thiC gene encoding phosphomethylpyrimidine synthase ThiC, whose amino-acid sequence MAHSITCSPFPNSKKIYVEGKIHPISVAMREIQLSPTKLTNGGFEHNAPVTVYDTSGPYTDETAEIDIQKGLPRIREQWILDRKDVSILEGITSEYGKARLADPRLDELRFAYDHQPKVAEEGKQLTQLYYAKQGIITPEMEYVAIRENQRIEQLESVSKEMAFQHAGNSFGANTPKTKITPEFVRDEIAAGRAIIPNNINHPESEPMIIGRNFLVKINANIGNSAVSSSIEEEVEKAVWACRWGADTIMDLSTGKNIHETREWIIRNSPVPIGTVPIYQALEKVKGVPEDLTWEVFRDTLIEQAEQGVSYFTIHAGVLLRYIHLTANRVTGIVSRGGSIMAKWCLYHHKESFLYTHFEEICEIMKKYDVAFSLGDGLRPGSIADANDAAQFAELETLGELTKIAWKHNIQVMIEGPGHVPMHMIKENMEKQLEECHEAPFYTLGPLTTDIAPGYDHITSGIGAAMIGWFGCAMLCYVTPKEHLGLPNRDDVKVGVITYKLAAHAADLAKGHPGAQYRDNALSKARFEFRWEDQFNLSLDPETARSYHDETLPADGAKIAHFCSMCGPKFCSMKITQEIRESAEKGMLDKSQEFIEKGKEIYI is encoded by the coding sequence ATGGCTCATTCAATTACGTGTTCGCCATTTCCGAACTCAAAGAAAATCTATGTTGAAGGGAAAATACATCCTATCAGTGTAGCAATGCGTGAAATACAGCTTAGTCCCACCAAACTTACTAATGGAGGCTTTGAACATAATGCTCCGGTAACTGTTTATGATACGTCAGGCCCCTATACCGATGAAACCGCAGAAATTGATATTCAGAAGGGACTTCCGAGAATAAGGGAGCAATGGATCCTGGACAGAAAAGATGTCAGTATCCTGGAAGGAATTACATCAGAATACGGGAAAGCCCGTCTGGCGGATCCTCGTCTTGATGAATTACGTTTTGCATATGATCATCAGCCTAAGGTGGCTGAGGAAGGAAAACAACTTACCCAGCTGTATTATGCAAAACAGGGAATTATCACTCCTGAAATGGAATATGTTGCCATCAGGGAAAACCAAAGAATAGAACAGCTGGAATCTGTTTCAAAAGAAATGGCTTTTCAGCATGCCGGAAACAGCTTTGGAGCCAATACACCGAAAACTAAGATTACACCGGAGTTTGTAAGAGATGAGATCGCTGCCGGAAGAGCTATTATTCCTAATAATATCAATCACCCGGAAAGTGAGCCGATGATCATCGGAAGAAATTTCTTGGTGAAAATTAATGCTAATATCGGGAACAGTGCCGTTTCATCAAGTATCGAAGAGGAAGTTGAAAAAGCAGTTTGGGCTTGCCGATGGGGAGCTGATACCATTATGGATCTTTCAACAGGGAAGAATATCCACGAGACAAGAGAATGGATTATCAGAAACAGTCCGGTTCCAATTGGTACCGTTCCAATTTATCAGGCTCTGGAAAAAGTGAAAGGAGTACCAGAGGATCTGACATGGGAAGTTTTTAGGGATACTCTGATTGAGCAGGCTGAACAAGGGGTTTCTTATTTTACGATTCATGCAGGAGTTTTATTACGTTATATCCATTTGACAGCCAATAGAGTAACAGGAATTGTGTCCAGAGGCGGATCTATTATGGCAAAATGGTGCTTATACCATCATAAAGAAAGTTTCCTGTATACTCATTTTGAAGAGATCTGTGAGATTATGAAAAAATATGATGTTGCCTTCTCTCTGGGAGATGGTCTGCGTCCCGGTTCTATTGCTGATGCCAATGATGCAGCTCAGTTTGCAGAACTGGAAACTTTAGGTGAACTGACAAAAATTGCATGGAAACACAATATACAGGTAATGATTGAAGGTCCCGGACACGTTCCTATGCATATGATTAAAGAAAACATGGAGAAACAGCTTGAAGAATGCCATGAAGCTCCATTCTATACCCTAGGACCTCTAACTACAGATATTGCCCCCGGTTATGATCATATCACTTCCGGAATTGGAGCTGCAATGATCGGATGGTTTGGTTGTGCCATGCTTTGCTATGTAACACCGAAAGAACATTTAGGACTTCCAAACAGAGATGACGTAAAAGTTGGAGTGATCACGTATAAACTGGCTGCACACGCTGCAGATTTGGCGAAAGGACATCCTGGAGCGCAATACAGAGATAATGCCCTAAGTAAAGCCAGATTTGAATTCAGATGGGAAGATCAGTTTAATCTTTCATTAGACCCGGAAACAGCAAGATCCTATCATGATGAAACTCTTCCCGCTGATGGGGCTAAAATTGCCCATTTTTGTTCTATGTGCGGACCGAAATTCTGTTCCATGAAAATTACTCAGGAGATCAGGGAGTCTGCAGAAAAAGGAATGCTGGATAAATCACAGGAATTTATTGAAAAAGGAAAAGAAATCTATATATGA
- the thiS gene encoding sulfur carrier protein ThiS: MELIINHTRKTFDILPENLEALLAIELPGKKKGIAVALNNRIIPLSAWAETILNDRDSVLIITATQGG, encoded by the coding sequence ATGGAACTTATAATCAACCACACCCGAAAAACATTTGATATACTTCCCGAAAATCTGGAAGCTTTACTGGCTATTGAATTACCCGGAAAGAAAAAGGGTATTGCTGTAGCGCTCAACAACCGTATTATTCCGCTGTCCGCCTGGGCAGAAACCATCCTTAATGACAGAGATTCAGTTTTAATCATTACTGCCACTCAAGGCGGTTAA
- a CDS encoding RluA family pseudouridine synthase produces the protein MKEQIIYEDNHLLVINKKVGQLVQGDKTGDESLLESIKNFIKIRDAKPGNVFLGLVHRIDRPTSGLVIYAKTSKALSRLTQMVKNREIKKTYWAVVAKEIIPQTQRLVHYLKKNEKNNKAIVFTKVTEGAKEAILTYNVIKTLDNYLLLEIDLETGRHHQIRAQLSKTGVPIKGDLKYGSPRSNPDGGINLHARKLEFIHPVTKEKIEITAPVPQNDAIWRACEN, from the coding sequence ATGAAGGAGCAGATTATATATGAAGATAACCATCTTCTGGTGATTAATAAAAAAGTCGGACAGCTTGTACAAGGTGATAAAACCGGTGATGAATCACTATTAGAATCTATAAAGAATTTTATAAAAATAAGAGATGCTAAGCCGGGAAATGTTTTTCTCGGTTTAGTTCATCGTATAGACCGCCCAACTTCGGGATTGGTCATTTATGCTAAAACTTCCAAGGCTCTTTCCCGTCTTACTCAGATGGTAAAAAACCGGGAGATCAAGAAAACATATTGGGCAGTGGTGGCAAAAGAAATCATTCCACAGACCCAAAGGCTGGTTCATTATTTAAAGAAAAATGAAAAGAATAATAAAGCCATTGTTTTCACTAAAGTTACAGAAGGAGCAAAAGAAGCGATTTTAACCTATAATGTTATTAAGACATTAGATAATTATCTGCTGCTGGAAATTGATCTTGAAACCGGAAGACATCATCAGATCAGGGCTCAGCTATCAAAAACCGGAGTTCCAATAAAAGGAGACTTAAAATATGGCTCTCCACGTTCCAACCCTGATGGAGGAATTAATCTTCATGCAAGAAAACTGGAGTTTATTCATCCGGTCACTAAAGAAAAAATTGAAATTACAGCTCCCGTTCCGCAAAATGATGCTATTTGGAGAGCCTGTGAAAATTAA
- the panB gene encoding 3-methyl-2-oxobutanoate hydroxymethyltransferase — protein sequence MSVHSEIKKVTTETLRKMKFDKEKITMLTAYDFTTAKMVDAGGVDAILIGDSAANVMAGFETTLPITLDQMIYHAQSVVRGTDRALVVADLPFGTYQSNPEKALESAVRMMKEGGAHAVKIEGGKEISKSIKKIINAGIPVMGHLGLTPQSIYKFGTYKVRAKEEAEAEKLIADAQLLEELGCFSVVLEKIPAELAKRVTESISIPTIGIGAGADCDGQVLVYHDMVGMNKGFSPKFLRRYLDLYTEITGAVAQYVKDVKSVEFPNENESY from the coding sequence ATGTCTGTTCACTCTGAAATTAAAAAAGTTACGACTGAAACCTTGCGTAAAATGAAATTCGACAAGGAAAAAATCACAATGCTTACCGCCTATGATTTTACCACAGCTAAGATGGTAGATGCAGGTGGAGTAGACGCAATTTTGATTGGAGACTCTGCAGCGAATGTAATGGCTGGTTTTGAAACTACATTACCTATTACGCTGGATCAAATGATTTATCATGCTCAAAGTGTGGTAAGGGGAACCGACAGAGCCTTAGTAGTAGCAGACTTACCTTTCGGAACTTATCAGAGTAATCCCGAAAAAGCGCTTGAATCTGCCGTAAGAATGATGAAAGAAGGGGGAGCTCATGCGGTAAAGATTGAAGGAGGTAAAGAAATTTCCAAATCAATCAAGAAAATTATCAATGCAGGTATTCCGGTAATGGGACATTTGGGGTTAACTCCACAGTCTATTTATAAATTCGGAACTTATAAGGTAAGAGCAAAAGAAGAAGCTGAAGCAGAAAAATTGATTGCTGATGCACAGCTTTTGGAAGAACTAGGCTGTTTTTCTGTGGTTTTAGAGAAGATTCCTGCTGAATTAGCTAAAAGAGTAACAGAAAGCATTTCTATTCCTACGATCGGTATTGGTGCAGGTGCAGATTGTGACGGTCAGGTTTTGGTGTATCATGATATGGTAGGGATGAACAAAGGTTTCAGTCCCAAATTTTTAAGAAGATACCTTGACCTTTACACAGAAATTACAGGAGCTGTTGCTCAATATGTAAAAGATGTGAAGAGTGTAGAATTTCCTAATGAAAACGAAAGTTATTAA
- a CDS encoding Crp/Fnr family transcriptional regulator, which translates to MPQEQQIAIEERFAKVFNDKSFKERLSSTDFEKYINGKKRLSFQKHDTIFEDGETPKGVFVLEKGAAKLSKSGAFGKDQILRFIKEGDIIGYRSLLCGENFQAKAEAMTDIECVFLPADIFMYLLEIDPQLSFVMLQKISYELGESSNTITFLAQKTVRERLAEILLLLEQKLGVDPEGFIKISLTREEIANIIGTATESAIRLISEFKQDSLIEVDGRNIKILNHDKLMKLGHVVL; encoded by the coding sequence ATGCCGCAGGAACAACAGATAGCAATTGAAGAGAGGTTCGCCAAAGTTTTTAATGATAAATCATTTAAGGAAAGACTTTCCAGCACAGATTTTGAGAAGTATATTAACGGTAAAAAAAGATTGAGTTTTCAGAAACACGATACTATTTTTGAGGATGGAGAAACTCCGAAAGGAGTGTTTGTTCTTGAAAAAGGAGCCGCTAAACTTTCGAAATCAGGTGCCTTCGGGAAAGATCAGATTTTAAGATTTATCAAAGAAGGGGATATCATCGGCTATCGTTCTTTGCTTTGCGGGGAAAATTTCCAAGCCAAAGCAGAAGCAATGACAGATATAGAATGTGTTTTCTTACCCGCAGATATATTCATGTATCTTTTGGAGATAGATCCACAACTGTCTTTCGTAATGCTTCAAAAAATTTCATACGAATTAGGAGAATCTTCCAATACTATCACTTTTCTGGCGCAGAAAACTGTACGGGAAAGGCTGGCTGAAATTCTGTTGCTTCTGGAGCAGAAGCTCGGAGTTGATCCTGAAGGATTTATCAAAATCTCATTGACAAGAGAAGAGATCGCAAACATCATTGGTACAGCTACAGAAAGTGCCATCCGTTTGATCTCGGAGTTCAAGCAGGATAGCCTCATCGAAGTAGATGGAAGAAACATCAAAATTCTGAATCACGATAAACTAATGAAACTCGGTCACGTAGTTTTATAA
- a CDS encoding heavy metal translocating P-type ATPase codes for MSENCFHCGQGIEKERILFNEKIFCCNGCKSVYEILNLNNLSNFYELNKGAGIRPGDENSTQFDYLDTPEIFEKVTDFSEGSTSLVTFKIPVIHCSSCIWLLESLHTLNKHIKYSQVNFTRKTLQISFNHNDLKLSQLANFLTNLGYKPVISLETAEKNVDHLDKSLLVKFAIAGFAFGNGMFLAFPEYVGGEDYWMEHYKGLFRTLMFLLACPVVFYSASDYYKSAWYGLKNKIVNIDVPIVLGIFVLFGRSIYEVVTNYGPGYFDTLCGLLFFMLMGKIFQKRTYSALSYDRDYKSFYPIAVTKVDFEGKQQNILLSEVKVGDRILVRNQEIIPVDAILINGEGNIDNSFITGESESISKQPGDKIFAGGKQIGSSLELEVIKDVDQSYLTQLWNKEAFKKHETGLDTLTNNISKYFTFIILGIALISGIYWSFVDLEKMFQVISAILIIACPCALALSAPFTFGHIMRILGRNKFYVKDTLTIEKIAKLDTIVFDKTGTITHRKKSNIKYEGIEINEFDLLNIKTLLKNSNHPLSKSLYEFIEESDDYFPVENFVEISGKGYEASVRGNVYKIGSARYNAQQPMNLETAVYISKNDQFIGKFIFKNEYRPKLKDLFTKLAHYNIFILSGDNSSEEKQLKELIPNYKGMAFNQSPEDKLNYIKNLQDQHMKVAMLGDGLNDAGALKQSNVGIAIADDTNSFTPSSDVIMNGEKVVTLDNYLNVCKGSINIVKMTFIISFLYNIIGLSYAVTGHMHPLFAAIIMPASSITVVTFTTVSTWILGRKHFKKQA; via the coding sequence GTGAGCGAGAACTGTTTTCATTGTGGTCAAGGTATAGAAAAAGAGCGGATTTTATTTAACGAAAAGATTTTCTGCTGTAACGGCTGTAAGTCCGTTTATGAAATTCTGAATTTAAATAATTTAAGTAATTTTTACGAACTGAATAAAGGGGCAGGAATTCGTCCGGGTGATGAAAACTCCACTCAGTTTGATTATTTGGATACTCCGGAAATCTTTGAAAAAGTCACTGATTTCTCAGAAGGAAGTACAAGTCTTGTCACCTTCAAGATCCCTGTAATACATTGTTCTTCATGCATCTGGCTATTAGAAAGCCTTCACACTTTAAATAAACACATCAAATATTCTCAGGTTAATTTCACCAGAAAGACTTTGCAGATTTCTTTCAACCATAATGATCTGAAATTAAGCCAACTCGCCAACTTCTTAACCAATCTCGGGTACAAACCTGTCATCAGTCTTGAAACAGCAGAAAAAAATGTTGACCATCTTGATAAATCTCTGCTTGTAAAATTTGCTATTGCAGGTTTTGCTTTTGGAAATGGAATGTTTTTGGCCTTCCCTGAATATGTAGGGGGAGAAGACTACTGGATGGAACATTATAAAGGGCTCTTCAGAACATTGATGTTCCTACTGGCATGCCCTGTTGTATTCTACTCTGCTTCAGACTACTACAAATCCGCATGGTACGGATTAAAAAATAAAATCGTCAACATCGATGTCCCTATTGTATTGGGAATATTTGTTCTTTTTGGAAGAAGTATCTATGAAGTGGTTACTAATTATGGCCCTGGATATTTTGACACGCTGTGCGGGCTTCTTTTCTTCATGCTGATGGGGAAAATATTCCAGAAAAGAACCTACAGCGCTCTTTCGTATGACAGAGATTATAAATCTTTCTATCCAATTGCGGTTACAAAAGTAGATTTTGAAGGGAAACAGCAGAACATTTTGCTTTCAGAAGTTAAAGTGGGAGACCGTATCTTAGTTAGAAATCAGGAAATCATTCCTGTAGACGCTATCCTTATTAACGGGGAAGGAAATATTGACAATAGCTTTATCACTGGAGAGAGCGAAAGCATCAGTAAACAGCCTGGGGATAAAATCTTCGCAGGAGGTAAACAGATTGGATCTTCACTGGAACTGGAAGTCATAAAAGATGTAGACCAGAGCTACCTAACTCAGCTTTGGAATAAGGAAGCTTTTAAGAAGCATGAAACAGGACTTGACACACTGACAAACAACATCAGTAAGTATTTCACATTCATCATTTTAGGCATTGCACTGATTTCCGGAATATACTGGTCATTTGTCGATCTGGAGAAAATGTTTCAGGTCATTTCAGCCATTCTGATCATTGCCTGTCCATGTGCGCTTGCTCTATCCGCGCCTTTCACATTCGGACACATTATGAGGATTTTAGGCCGAAATAAGTTCTATGTAAAAGATACGTTAACGATTGAAAAAATCGCAAAACTGGACACTATTGTTTTCGACAAAACAGGAACAATAACCCACAGAAAAAAATCAAACATTAAGTATGAGGGTATTGAAATTAATGAATTTGATTTATTAAACATCAAAACTCTGCTAAAAAACTCTAATCACCCGCTTTCAAAATCCCTGTATGAGTTCATTGAGGAAAGTGATGATTATTTTCCGGTGGAAAACTTTGTGGAAATATCAGGGAAGGGATACGAGGCAAGTGTAAGAGGAAACGTATATAAAATTGGTTCAGCACGTTACAACGCCCAGCAACCCATGAATCTTGAAACAGCTGTTTATATCAGCAAAAACGATCAGTTTATAGGAAAATTCATCTTCAAAAATGAATACCGCCCCAAACTTAAAGATCTGTTCACCAAACTTGCTCATTACAATATATTCATTCTTAGTGGAGACAATTCTTCGGAAGAAAAACAACTTAAGGAGCTTATTCCAAATTACAAAGGAATGGCCTTTAATCAAAGCCCGGAGGATAAACTGAATTATATAAAAAATCTTCAGGACCAGCATATGAAAGTAGCCATGCTTGGCGACGGGCTCAATGATGCAGGAGCTTTAAAACAAAGTAACGTAGGTATTGCTATTGCAGATGATACCAACAGCTTTACTCCGTCCTCTGATGTGATCATGAATGGCGAAAAAGTAGTTACGCTCGATAATTATCTGAACGTTTGTAAAGGATCTATCAATATTGTGAAAATGACATTTATAATCAGTTTTCTTTACAATATCATTGGGTTAAGTTACGCAGTTACAGGGCATATGCACCCGCTATTTGCCGCTATCATCATGCCAGCCAGCTCTATTACGGTAGTTACCTTTACGACAGTTTCAACCTGGATTTTAGGCCGCAAACATTTCAAAAAACAGGCTTAA
- the ccoS gene encoding cbb3-type cytochrome oxidase assembly protein CcoS, which translates to MDILYLMILCSVSLAAIFLVVFIVYARKGQFEDDESPAVRILFDDERVKENDETGNKDKDEKEIGENNKN; encoded by the coding sequence ATGGATATTCTATATTTAATGATCCTCTGCAGTGTTTCTTTAGCTGCGATTTTCTTGGTCGTATTTATAGTGTATGCCCGAAAAGGACAGTTTGAAGATGATGAATCTCCTGCTGTCAGAATCCTTTTTGATGATGAAAGAGTCAAAGAAAATGATGAAACCGGCAACAAAGATAAAGACGAAAAAGAAATAGGAGAAAATAATAAAAATTGA
- the ccoN gene encoding cytochrome-c oxidase, cbb3-type subunit I, with product METQKFSYDNSIVRAFLYATLVFGLIGFTFGLTAALMLFYPELPEFFFGTDDTTIKSLASGNIQGLINTHGAFGFGRIRMLHTNTVIFAFVCNIVYTGIYYSLQRLLKTRMYSDTLSWLHFWTWQFMIVATFVTFFMGINTSKEYAEHEWPIDILIAFSWIIFGINMFLTISKRRVRHLYVAIWFYIGTWIAVAMLHIFNNLEVPLSFTGWKSYSAYAGVKDAIVQWWYGHNAVAFVLTTPVLGLMYYFLPKAADRPVFSYKLSIIHFWSLIFVYIWAGPHHLQYTALPAWAQAVGTGFSIMLIAPSWGGMLNGLLTLRGAWDKVRENPILKFFVVAVTCYGMATFEGPLLATKNINKIGHFTDWVIGHVHLGALGWNGFMAFGVIYYLVPIMWRTKIWSVKLANWHFWLGTLGIIFYAVPMYISGFTQGLMWKQFNPDGTLLWKNWLDTVTAIIPYFKMRFVGGLFYISGSILMIVNVIATVRKGSFQKEVPAEAPALANISKNRKEGEGTHLWLERTPVLLGILSFITISIGSSIEIIPTLSLKKSVPTISAVKPYSPLELEGRDIYIREGCNACHSQMIRPFRDEITRFNGKNGQYSKAGEFIYDRPFLWGSKRTGPDLHREGGKNPSSWHYKHMYNPRSTSAGSIMPRYPWLIATDLDRTKMVDKMKLMKNVFDVPYTKAQIDSADHWANNQSAKIVKDIFSEANDLKLAYAKRPQGELEKKEIVALISYLQRLGTDIKTTEIKTASNN from the coding sequence ATGGAAACACAAAAGTTTAGTTATGACAATAGTATTGTCCGTGCGTTCCTTTATGCGACCTTAGTTTTCGGTCTCATAGGATTTACGTTCGGGCTTACGGCGGCATTAATGCTTTTCTACCCTGAATTACCTGAATTCTTCTTCGGGACAGATGATACAACCATTAAGAGTTTGGCATCTGGTAATATTCAAGGGTTAATAAACACTCATGGTGCATTTGGTTTTGGTAGAATCAGAATGTTGCACACCAATACAGTAATCTTTGCATTCGTTTGTAACATCGTTTACACGGGTATTTATTACTCATTACAAAGATTATTGAAAACAAGAATGTACAGTGATACATTGTCTTGGTTACATTTCTGGACTTGGCAGTTTATGATCGTTGCTACGTTCGTTACGTTCTTTATGGGGATTAACACTTCTAAAGAATATGCTGAACACGAGTGGCCGATCGACATATTGATTGCATTCTCATGGATCATTTTCGGGATCAATATGTTCCTGACTATTTCGAAGAGAAGAGTAAGACACCTTTATGTAGCGATTTGGTTCTACATTGGTACTTGGATTGCTGTGGCAATGCTACACATCTTCAATAACCTAGAGGTACCTTTATCTTTCACTGGCTGGAAATCTTATTCAGCATATGCGGGAGTAAAAGATGCAATTGTACAGTGGTGGTACGGACACAATGCGGTTGCATTCGTATTGACAACTCCGGTACTTGGTTTGATGTATTACTTCCTTCCGAAGGCAGCAGACAGACCGGTATTCTCTTATAAACTGTCTATTATTCACTTCTGGTCATTAATTTTCGTATATATCTGGGCTGGTCCTCACCACCTTCAGTATACAGCTCTTCCAGCATGGGCGCAGGCGGTAGGAACAGGTTTCTCTATCATGCTTATTGCACCTTCCTGGGGAGGTATGTTAAATGGTCTTCTTACATTAAGGGGAGCTTGGGATAAAGTAAGAGAAAATCCTATCCTTAAGTTTTTCGTAGTAGCTGTTACCTGTTATGGTATGGCAACGTTTGAAGGTCCGCTTTTAGCAACTAAAAACATCAACAAAATTGGTCACTTTACTGACTGGGTTATCGGTCACGTTCACTTAGGAGCTCTTGGATGGAATGGTTTCATGGCATTCGGGGTTATCTATTACCTGGTACCAATTATGTGGAGAACAAAAATTTGGTCTGTAAAATTAGCTAACTGGCATTTCTGGTTAGGTACTTTAGGAATTATCTTCTATGCAGTACCAATGTATATTTCAGGATTCACACAGGGATTAATGTGGAAACAGTTCAACCCGGATGGAACACTATTGTGGAAAAACTGGTTGGATACAGTAACAGCTATTATCCCTTACTTCAAAATGAGATTCGTAGGAGGTTTATTCTATATCTCAGGATCTATCCTAATGATCGTAAACGTAATTGCTACGGTAAGAAAAGGATCATTCCAGAAAGAAGTTCCTGCTGAAGCTCCTGCATTAGCTAATATCAGCAAAAACAGAAAAGAAGGAGAGGGAACTCACCTTTGGTTGGAAAGAACTCCTGTATTATTGGGAATTCTATCTTTCATCACGATATCTATTGGTAGTTCAATTGAAATCATCCCTACACTATCTCTTAAGAAAAGTGTACCTACGATTTCTGCAGTGAAGCCTTATTCGCCGCTTGAACTGGAAGGTAGAGATATCTATATCCGTGAAGGATGTAACGCTTGCCACTCTCAGATGATCAGACCGTTCAGGGATGAGATTACGAGATTCAACGGTAAAAACGGACAATATTCTAAAGCTGGAGAATTCATCTATGACAGACCATTCTTATGGGGATCTAAGAGAACAGGACCAGATTTACATAGAGAAGGAGGAAAGAACCCAAGTTCTTGGCACTACAAACACATGTATAACCCAAGATCTACTTCTGCAGGTTCTATTATGCCACGTTACCCTTGGTTGATCGCTACTGATTTAGACAGAACTAAAATGGTAGACAAAATGAAGTTGATGAAGAATGTATTTGATGTACCTTATACTAAGGCTCAGATCGATTCTGCAGACCATTGGGCAAACAACCAATCGGCAAAAATTGTTAAAGATATCTTCTCTGAAGCAAATGACTTGAAACTGGCTTATGCCAAGAGACCTCAGGGAGAATTAGAGAAAAAAGAAATTGTAGCTCTTATTTCTTATCTTCAGAGACTGGGAACAGATATCAAAACAACTGAAATAAAAACAGCAAGTAATAACTAA
- a CDS encoding cbb3-type cytochrome oxidase subunit 3: MIPQNFKDILSNTENAGLYQTLALIFFMLFFVALVIYVFSRPKKYYKEEEEAPLGDDEDDDFNLKN, encoded by the coding sequence ATGATTCCTCAGAACTTTAAAGATATATTATCCAATACAGAAAACGCTGGTCTCTACCAGACGCTGGCTCTGATTTTCTTTATGCTTTTTTTTGTAGCTCTAGTAATCTATGTTTTTAGCAGACCTAAAAAATATTACAAAGAGGAAGAAGAAGCGCCCCTTGGGGATGATGAAGATGACGATTTTAATTTAAAAAATTAA